One window of the Pseudomonas knackmussii B13 genome contains the following:
- a CDS encoding ABC transporter substrate-binding protein translates to MSKFPSHPLKAGLQLAALSLGLAAAAQSMAATDLTVISFGGANKDAQVKAFYQPFEKATGNKIVAGEYNGEMAKVKAMVDTKSVTWDLVEVESPELARGCDEGMFEEIDPAILGKAEDYVPGAVSNCGVGFFVWSTVLAYNADKLKTAPTGWADFWDVKKFPGKRALRKGAKYTLEFALMADGVAPKDVYKVLATKEGQDRAFKKLDEIKPNIQWWEAGAQPPQYLASGDVVMSSAYNGRIASVQKESNLKVVWNGGIYDFDAWAIPKGAKKKDDALKFIAFSVKPEQQKIYAENIAYGPVNKNTVNLLDKGVLTNMPTTPANIEGQVGMNVGFWADYGEQLEQRFNAWAAK, encoded by the coding sequence ATGTCGAAGTTCCCGTCCCATCCGTTGAAAGCCGGTCTGCAGCTCGCCGCACTGAGTCTGGGCCTGGCTGCCGCCGCGCAGAGCATGGCCGCTACCGATCTGACCGTGATCTCCTTCGGCGGCGCCAACAAGGACGCCCAGGTCAAGGCCTTCTACCAGCCCTTCGAGAAAGCCACTGGCAACAAGATCGTCGCCGGCGAATACAACGGCGAGATGGCCAAGGTGAAGGCCATGGTCGACACCAAGAGCGTGACCTGGGACCTGGTCGAGGTGGAATCGCCGGAGCTGGCCCGTGGCTGTGACGAGGGCATGTTCGAGGAAATCGACCCGGCCATCCTCGGCAAGGCCGAAGACTACGTTCCGGGCGCGGTGAGCAACTGCGGCGTCGGTTTCTTCGTATGGTCCACCGTGCTGGCCTACAACGCCGACAAGCTGAAGACCGCTCCGACCGGCTGGGCCGACTTCTGGGACGTGAAGAAATTCCCCGGCAAGCGCGCACTGCGCAAGGGCGCCAAGTACACCCTGGAATTCGCCCTGATGGCCGACGGCGTTGCGCCGAAAGACGTCTACAAGGTGCTCGCCACCAAGGAAGGCCAGGATCGCGCGTTCAAGAAACTCGACGAGATCAAGCCGAACATCCAGTGGTGGGAAGCCGGCGCCCAGCCGCCGCAGTACCTCGCTTCCGGTGACGTGGTCATGAGCTCGGCCTACAACGGCCGTATCGCCTCGGTTCAGAAAGAAAGCAACCTGAAGGTCGTGTGGAACGGCGGCATCTACGACTTCGACGCCTGGGCCATCCCGAAAGGCGCCAAGAAGAAGGACGACGCGCTGAAGTTCATCGCCTTCTCGGTCAAGCCCGAGCAGCAGAAGATCTACGCCGAGAACATCGCCTACGGTCCGGTGAACAAGAACACCGTGAACCTGCTGGACAAGGGCGTTCTGACCAACATGCCGACCACCCCGGCCAACATCGAAGGCCAGGTGGGCATGAACGTCGGCTTCTGGGCTGACTACGGCGAGCAGCTGGAACAGCGCTTCAACGCCTGGGCCGCCAAGTAA
- a CDS encoding PAS domain-containing sensor histidine kinase: MRPLLRKALVALLLFLPLWAQAQAAQLAAGLDATQRDWLQAHPQLRVGVVLEAPYAQQDRRLQQLSGANVELLEWIAGSLGVNLQWQVYSDQNLLERAARAGEIDMAPGLAQTPDTLREWLFSDPYLRVPRLLVGFQAEAATVELEHLGSDEPVALRGPGPVSDYLHGTYYGARLQLTGSDREALRRVLDQTASYAVVDEASLARLSREGEFGGFRVVADIGYPQLLRLATRRDLPELAAILDAALRAVPAKELDQIHQRWLQPQYPRLVESPSFWKNLCILLGLLLVLALATVAWLRRQRGALEQRLLAARRDIELRQAAEEALRLTQFAIDSSTVGILWVNWDSHIRYANRAAEEMLGEAAGALAERPLADFEPTLNMDNWLNLWRRARNSDEGPLSFETGLRRADGSWLPAEVSLSFLRFGGSEYLLVFVSDATERRRAHAALEESEARLQGIAGNVPGLVFRLEPSAPGDDSDFAHLSFISGGSEASLGYSPGYLRESGLGIMGLVHPDERGGYLASQEQAVFNGTNWHWQGRILTRSGEPRWVDIKATARRLEDGRRAWDGVVWDITENKQIELELAESRAQLRELSAHLESVREEEKARIAREVHDELGQVLTVLKLETSMCELAYGELDPGLHDRLGNMKKLIAQLFQLVRDVATALRPPILDAGIGSALEWQARRFEARTGIPCLVTVPEHSPRLADAKAIGLFRILQEALTNVMRHAQAHTVELELTVENGELCLSIGDDGRGFDTEAAWRGSSFGLVGMRERVLMLGGSLEIHSQPGEGSNLRVRVPLGADEVVEQSA; the protein is encoded by the coding sequence ATGAGACCTCTGTTGCGCAAGGCCCTGGTGGCGCTTCTTCTGTTCCTTCCGCTCTGGGCGCAGGCGCAGGCGGCGCAGTTGGCTGCGGGGCTGGACGCAACTCAGCGCGACTGGCTGCAGGCGCATCCGCAGCTGCGTGTCGGCGTCGTGCTGGAAGCGCCCTATGCCCAGCAGGACCGTCGCCTGCAACAGCTCTCAGGGGCTAACGTCGAACTGCTGGAGTGGATCGCCGGAAGTCTCGGGGTCAACCTGCAATGGCAGGTCTATTCCGATCAGAACCTGCTGGAGCGCGCGGCCCGCGCTGGCGAGATCGATATGGCGCCGGGCCTTGCGCAAACGCCCGACACGCTGCGCGAGTGGCTGTTCTCCGATCCCTACCTGCGCGTACCGCGCCTGCTGGTCGGCTTCCAGGCCGAAGCGGCCACGGTGGAGCTGGAGCACCTCGGTAGCGACGAGCCGGTGGCGTTGCGGGGACCCGGCCCGGTTTCGGACTACCTGCACGGCACTTATTACGGGGCGCGCCTGCAACTGACCGGAAGCGACCGCGAGGCGCTGCGCCGGGTGCTCGATCAGACCGCCAGCTATGCGGTGGTCGACGAAGCGAGCCTGGCGCGCCTGAGCCGCGAGGGCGAGTTCGGCGGCTTCCGCGTGGTCGCTGACATCGGCTATCCGCAGCTGCTGCGCCTGGCCACGCGGCGCGACTTGCCGGAGCTGGCCGCCATCCTCGATGCCGCCTTGCGCGCCGTTCCGGCCAAGGAACTCGACCAGATCCACCAGCGCTGGCTGCAGCCGCAGTATCCGCGCCTGGTCGAGTCGCCGAGCTTCTGGAAGAACCTTTGCATTCTGCTCGGGCTGCTGCTCGTGCTGGCCCTGGCGACTGTGGCCTGGCTGCGTCGTCAGCGCGGTGCCCTGGAGCAGCGACTGCTCGCAGCGCGGCGTGACATCGAGCTGCGCCAGGCGGCGGAGGAAGCGCTGCGCCTGACCCAGTTTGCCATCGACAGCAGCACGGTCGGCATCCTCTGGGTCAACTGGGACAGCCATATCCGCTACGCCAACCGAGCGGCCGAGGAAATGCTCGGCGAGGCGGCCGGCGCGCTGGCCGAGCGCCCGCTGGCGGATTTCGAGCCGACGCTGAACATGGACAACTGGCTGAACCTGTGGCGCCGAGCGCGCAACAGCGACGAGGGACCATTGAGCTTCGAGACCGGTCTGCGCCGCGCCGACGGTAGCTGGCTGCCGGCCGAAGTCTCGCTGAGTTTCCTGCGCTTCGGCGGTTCGGAATACCTGCTGGTTTTCGTCAGCGACGCCACCGAGCGGCGGCGCGCGCACGCGGCCCTGGAAGAAAGCGAGGCGCGCCTGCAGGGCATCGCCGGCAACGTGCCGGGGCTGGTGTTCCGCCTGGAGCCGAGCGCACCGGGCGACGACTCGGACTTCGCGCACCTCAGCTTCATCAGTGGTGGTAGCGAAGCCTCGCTCGGCTACAGCCCCGGTTACCTGCGCGAAAGCGGCCTGGGCATCATGGGCCTGGTGCATCCGGATGAGCGCGGCGGCTATCTCGCCAGCCAGGAACAGGCAGTCTTCAACGGCACCAACTGGCATTGGCAGGGGCGCATCCTCACCCGCAGCGGCGAGCCGCGCTGGGTCGATATCAAGGCCACCGCGCGGCGCCTGGAGGACGGCCGCCGCGCCTGGGACGGCGTGGTCTGGGACATCACCGAGAACAAGCAGATCGAGCTGGAGCTGGCCGAGTCCCGCGCCCAGCTACGTGAGCTTTCCGCGCACCTCGAGAGCGTTCGCGAAGAAGAAAAGGCGCGCATCGCCCGCGAGGTGCACGACGAGCTCGGCCAGGTGCTGACGGTGCTCAAGCTGGAGACGTCGATGTGCGAGCTCGCCTATGGCGAGCTGGATCCGGGATTGCACGACCGCCTGGGCAACATGAAGAAGCTCATTGCCCAGCTGTTCCAGTTGGTGCGCGACGTGGCAACGGCTTTGCGTCCGCCGATCCTCGATGCCGGCATCGGCTCGGCGCTGGAGTGGCAGGCGCGGCGTTTCGAGGCGCGCACCGGCATCCCCTGCCTGGTGACGGTGCCGGAGCATTCGCCGCGGCTGGCCGACGCCAAGGCCATCGGGCTGTTCCGCATCCTCCAGGAGGCGCTGACCAATGTCATGCGCCACGCGCAGGCGCATACTGTGGAGCTTGAGCTGACGGTCGAGAACGGTGAGTTGTGCCTGAGCATCGGCGACGATGGCCGCGGCTTCGACACGGAGGCGGCTTGGCGCGGCAGCTCCTTCGGCCTGGTCGGTATGCGCGAACGTGTGCTCATGCTCGGCGGCAGCCTGGAAATCCACAGCCAGCCGGGCGAGGGCAGCAACCTGCGTGTGCGGGTGCCGCTGGGGGCCGACGAGGTCGTGGAGCAAAGCGCCTGA
- a CDS encoding response regulator, with product MIRVLVAEDHTIVREGIKQLIGMAKDLQVVGEATNGEQLIETLRQVPCEVVLLDISMPGVNGLEAIPRIRALANPPAILMLSMHDEVQMAARALKIGAAGYATKDSDPALLLTAIRKVASGGRYIDPALADRMVFEVGLTDSRPSHALLSEREFSVFERLVKGEGVNEIAQHLAVSNKTVSTHKARLMQKLNAHSVADLVKYAVEHKLV from the coding sequence GTGATCCGAGTACTGGTGGCCGAAGACCACACCATCGTCCGCGAGGGCATCAAGCAACTGATCGGCATGGCCAAGGACCTGCAGGTGGTCGGCGAGGCCACCAATGGCGAACAACTGATCGAGACGTTGCGCCAGGTGCCTTGCGAGGTGGTCCTGCTGGACATCTCCATGCCCGGGGTGAACGGCCTGGAGGCGATCCCGCGGATCCGCGCGCTGGCCAATCCGCCTGCCATTCTCATGCTGTCGATGCACGATGAAGTGCAGATGGCGGCTCGCGCGCTGAAGATCGGCGCGGCCGGCTACGCCACCAAGGACAGCGACCCCGCACTGCTGCTCACCGCCATCCGCAAGGTTGCCAGCGGCGGTCGCTACATCGACCCGGCACTGGCCGACCGCATGGTCTTCGAGGTCGGCCTGACCGACTCGCGGCCTTCCCACGCATTGCTCTCGGAGCGCGAGTTCTCGGTGTTCGAGCGCCTGGTGAAGGGCGAGGGCGTGAACGAGATCGCCCAGCACCTGGCGGTCAGCAACAAGACCGTGAGCACCCACAAGGCGCGGCTGATGCAGAAACTCAACGCGCACTCGGTGGCAGACCTGGTGAAGTACGCCGTCGAGCACAAACTGGTTTGA
- the rpe gene encoding ribulose-phosphate 3-epimerase: MQPYAIAPSILSADFARLGEDVDKVLAAGADIVHFDVMDNHYVPNLTIGPMVCTALRKYGVTAPIDVHLMVSPVDRIIGDFIEAGATYITFHPEASQHIDRSLQLIKDGGCKAGLVFNPATSLDALKYVMDKIDMVLLMSVNPGFGGQKFIPGTLDKLREARALIDASGRDIRLEIDGGVNVKNIREIAAAGADTFVAGSAIFNAPDYAEVIRTMRAELAQAGK; the protein is encoded by the coding sequence ATGCAACCCTACGCCATCGCCCCGTCGATCCTCTCCGCCGACTTCGCCCGCTTGGGCGAGGATGTGGACAAGGTGCTCGCCGCCGGCGCCGACATCGTCCACTTCGACGTGATGGACAACCATTACGTGCCGAACCTCACCATCGGCCCGATGGTCTGCACGGCGCTGCGCAAGTACGGCGTGACCGCGCCCATCGACGTGCACCTGATGGTCTCCCCGGTGGACCGCATCATCGGCGACTTCATCGAAGCCGGCGCCACCTACATCACCTTCCACCCGGAAGCCTCGCAGCACATCGACCGCTCCCTGCAACTGATCAAGGACGGCGGCTGCAAGGCCGGCCTGGTGTTCAACCCGGCCACCTCGCTGGACGCGCTCAAGTACGTGATGGACAAGATCGACATGGTCCTGCTGATGAGCGTGAACCCCGGCTTCGGCGGGCAGAAGTTCATCCCCGGCACCCTCGACAAGCTGCGCGAAGCGCGCGCACTGATCGACGCCTCCGGCCGTGACATCCGCCTGGAGATAGATGGCGGCGTCAACGTGAAGAACATCCGCGAGATCGCCGCGGCGGGTGCCGACACCTTCGTCGCCGGTTCGGCCATCTTCAATGCGCCGGACTACGCCGAAGTCATCCGCACCATGCGCGCCGAGCTGGCACAGGCCGGCAAGTGA
- a CDS encoding ABC transporter substrate-binding protein, with product MLLRAVKRGLVFGLLGAVATPALAEYVTVISFGGANMAAQEKAFYKPFKDSTGTAVVHGSYNGDLDKLKQMVQISHVSWDVVEVEAPELARGCQEGLFEKLDPKLVGNAADYVPGAVQPCGVGIFVWTTLLAYNQDKVQGQPSGWADFWDVKKYPGKRGLRWGAKYSLEFALMADGVAPNEVYQVLATPAGVDRAFHKLDELKPYIRWWKSGQDPVRDLADGSVVMSSAYNGRIAAAQGEQKGYRMVWSGGIYDFDYWAMPSGVWKKADAERFIAFASQPAQQKVYSQNIAYGPANRKAVEQLDPQVAANLPTAPKNMSNALGMNVAFWSEHGDALEKRFEAWAKR from the coding sequence ATGTTGTTGCGAGCGGTAAAGCGGGGGCTGGTATTCGGCCTGCTAGGCGCAGTCGCCACCCCGGCGCTGGCGGAGTACGTGACGGTGATTTCCTTCGGCGGGGCCAACATGGCCGCGCAGGAGAAGGCGTTCTACAAGCCGTTCAAGGACAGCACCGGCACGGCGGTGGTGCATGGCTCCTATAACGGCGATCTCGACAAGCTCAAGCAGATGGTGCAGATCAGCCATGTGTCTTGGGACGTGGTCGAGGTGGAGGCGCCGGAGCTGGCGCGCGGCTGCCAGGAAGGCCTGTTCGAGAAGCTCGATCCGAAGCTGGTCGGCAATGCCGCGGACTACGTGCCGGGAGCGGTGCAGCCGTGCGGCGTCGGCATCTTCGTCTGGACCACGCTGCTGGCCTACAACCAGGACAAGGTGCAGGGGCAGCCTTCGGGCTGGGCCGACTTCTGGGATGTGAAGAAGTACCCAGGTAAACGCGGCCTGCGCTGGGGCGCCAAGTACAGCCTGGAGTTCGCCCTGATGGCCGATGGCGTGGCGCCCAATGAGGTCTATCAGGTGCTGGCGACGCCGGCCGGTGTCGACCGCGCCTTCCACAAGCTCGATGAGCTCAAGCCCTACATCCGCTGGTGGAAATCCGGCCAGGACCCGGTGCGTGATTTGGCCGACGGCAGCGTGGTCATGAGCTCGGCCTACAACGGCCGGATCGCTGCGGCGCAGGGTGAGCAGAAGGGCTACCGGATGGTCTGGAGCGGCGGCATCTACGACTTCGACTACTGGGCGATGCCTTCCGGGGTATGGAAGAAGGCCGATGCCGAGCGCTTCATCGCCTTCGCCAGCCAGCCGGCGCAACAGAAGGTGTACTCGCAGAACATCGCCTACGGCCCCGCCAACCGCAAGGCGGTGGAGCAGCTGGACCCGCAGGTGGCGGCCAATCTGCCCACCGCGCCGAAGAACATGAGCAATGCGCTGGGCATGAACGTGGCCTTCTGGAGCGAGCACGGCGACGCCCTGGAGAAGCGTTTCGAGGCCTGGGCCAAGCGCTGA
- a CDS encoding alpha/beta hydrolase family protein: MPRSSSPTRLALCIALCLLPGAPGWAEDKPAAAPAETAAPAEPKRPAVEERSQAEASGLIQHLPDRQQQTLQAGDESFLALWLPANAPQAEGVVIIVPGDGESPDWPKAVGPLRHKLPDAGWQTLSLSLPDRMDSLAQTRPVDAVASDDKEAAKADAPAPSGDTPSASEAAPAQDPAIERRKAYSDRVMARIQAGVDSPRQEKPKSIILLGHGTGAYWAARYLAEREPTDIRNLLLVAAQMPNEFRPPLEDMVPRLALATGDFFYRDRDTDRKAAQLRLQASKRETGKTYVQIGMNALPGDPVSEQDQLYRRVRGWLSMHIKQADSP; the protein is encoded by the coding sequence ATGCCACGCTCCTCGTCACCTACACGCCTCGCCCTCTGCATCGCCCTCTGCCTGCTGCCTGGCGCACCAGGCTGGGCGGAAGACAAGCCTGCCGCCGCTCCAGCCGAAACCGCCGCCCCGGCAGAACCCAAGCGACCGGCCGTGGAAGAGCGCAGCCAGGCCGAGGCCAGCGGCCTGATACAGCACCTGCCCGATCGCCAGCAACAGACCCTGCAGGCCGGCGACGAAAGCTTCCTCGCCCTCTGGCTGCCCGCCAATGCGCCCCAGGCCGAAGGTGTGGTGATCATCGTGCCCGGAGATGGCGAGAGCCCCGACTGGCCCAAGGCGGTCGGCCCTCTGCGGCACAAACTGCCCGACGCCGGCTGGCAGACCCTCAGCCTGAGCCTGCCCGACCGCATGGACAGCCTGGCGCAGACGCGCCCGGTGGACGCTGTCGCTAGCGACGACAAGGAAGCGGCCAAGGCCGATGCGCCGGCGCCCTCAGGCGACACGCCTTCCGCCAGCGAGGCCGCGCCCGCGCAGGACCCTGCCATCGAACGGCGCAAGGCCTATTCCGACCGGGTCATGGCGCGTATCCAGGCCGGCGTCGACTCCCCCCGGCAGGAAAAGCCGAAGAGCATCATCCTCCTCGGCCACGGCACGGGCGCCTACTGGGCCGCCCGCTACCTGGCCGAACGCGAACCGACCGACATCCGCAACCTGCTGCTGGTCGCAGCGCAAATGCCCAATGAATTCCGCCCGCCACTGGAAGACATGGTGCCGCGCCTGGCGCTGGCCACCGGCGACTTCTTCTACCGCGACCGCGATACGGACCGAAAAGCGGCGCAGCTGCGCCTGCAGGCGAGCAAACGCGAAACCGGCAAGACCTACGTACAGATCGGCATGAACGCCCTTCCCGGCGACCCCGTCAGCGAGCAGGACCAGCTCTATCGTCGGGTGCGCGGCTGGCTTTCAATGCACATCAAGCAGGCCGACAGCCCCTGA
- a CDS encoding ABC transporter ATP-binding protein: MAETQASDVLVSFRGVQKSYDGETLIVKDLNVDIRKGEFLTLLGPSGSGKTTSLMMLAGFETPTSGEILLAGRAINNVPPHKRDIGMVFQNYALFPHMTVAENLAFPLSVRGMSKTDVAERVKRALSMVQLDAFGGRYPAQLSGGQQQRVALARALVFEPQLVLMDEPLGALDKQLREHMQMEIKHIHQRLGVTVVYVTHDQGEALTMSDRVAVFHQGEIQQIAPPAELYEHPRNSFVANFIGENNRIAGQLQSRDGDRCVVSLARGEKVEALAVNVGEPGQPVSLSIRPERVRLNGHSENCANRFSGRVAEFIYLGDHVRIRLEVCGRTDFFVKQPIAELDSALAVGDVVPLGWAVEHVRALDPLPAA, from the coding sequence ATGGCCGAGACTCAGGCGAGCGATGTGCTGGTCAGCTTTCGTGGCGTACAGAAGAGCTACGATGGCGAAACCCTCATCGTCAAAGACCTCAATGTGGATATTCGCAAAGGCGAATTCCTGACCCTGCTGGGGCCGTCCGGTTCCGGCAAGACCACCAGCCTGATGATGCTGGCCGGTTTCGAAACCCCCACGTCCGGCGAGATCCTCCTGGCCGGCCGCGCGATCAACAACGTCCCCCCGCACAAGCGCGACATCGGCATGGTGTTCCAGAACTATGCCCTGTTCCCGCACATGACCGTGGCCGAGAACCTGGCGTTCCCGCTCTCTGTGCGCGGCATGAGCAAGACCGACGTCGCCGAACGCGTTAAGCGCGCGCTCTCGATGGTCCAACTCGACGCCTTCGGCGGCCGTTATCCGGCGCAGCTTTCCGGCGGCCAGCAGCAGCGCGTGGCCCTGGCCCGTGCGCTGGTCTTCGAGCCGCAGCTGGTGCTGATGGACGAACCCCTGGGTGCGCTCGACAAGCAATTGCGCGAGCACATGCAGATGGAGATCAAGCACATCCACCAGCGCCTGGGCGTGACCGTGGTCTACGTGACCCACGACCAGGGCGAGGCGCTGACCATGTCCGACCGCGTGGCGGTATTCCACCAGGGCGAGATCCAGCAGATCGCGCCGCCGGCGGAACTCTACGAGCACCCGCGCAACTCCTTCGTCGCCAACTTCATCGGTGAGAACAACCGTATCGCCGGCCAACTGCAGAGCCGCGACGGCGACCGTTGCGTGGTCAGCCTGGCGCGGGGCGAGAAGGTCGAGGCACTGGCAGTCAACGTCGGCGAGCCGGGCCAGCCGGTGAGCCTGTCGATCCGCCCGGAGCGGGTCCGCCTGAATGGCCACAGCGAGAACTGCGCCAACCGTTTCTCCGGCCGCGTGGCCGAGTTCATCTACCTTGGCGACCACGTGCGCATCCGCCTCGAGGTTTGCGGCCGCACCGACTTCTTCGTCAAGCAGCCGATCGCCGAGCTGGACTCCGCGTTGGCGGTCGGGGATGTGGTACCGCTGGGCTGGGCCGTGGAGCACGTGCGTGCCCTCGACCCGCTCCCGGCGGCCTGA
- a CDS encoding ABC transporter permease has protein sequence MLSPYMSPVERVWFYTLRILCGLVLLFLVLPVLVIIPLSFNSGTFLVYPLQGFSLRWYADFFHSAEWMRSLTNSMIVAPAATVLAMVFGTLASIGLTRGEFRGKALVMSLVISPMVVPVVIIGVASYLFFAPFGLGNSYISLIIVHAVLGVPFVIITVSATLQGFNQNLVRAAASLGAPPVLTFFKVTLPLIAPGVISGALFAFATSFDEVVVTLFLAGPEQATLPRQMFSGIRENLSPTIAAAATLLIGFSVLLLLTLEWLRGRSEKMRTAPTA, from the coding sequence ATGCTGAGTCCCTACATGTCCCCGGTCGAGCGCGTGTGGTTCTACACCCTGCGCATCCTCTGCGGCCTGGTGCTGCTGTTCCTGGTGCTGCCGGTGCTGGTGATCATTCCGTTGTCGTTCAACTCCGGCACCTTCCTGGTCTACCCGCTGCAGGGCTTCTCGCTGCGCTGGTACGCCGACTTCTTCCACTCCGCCGAGTGGATGCGTTCGCTGACCAACAGCATGATCGTGGCCCCGGCCGCGACCGTGCTGGCTATGGTCTTCGGCACCCTGGCGTCGATCGGCCTGACCCGCGGCGAGTTCCGTGGCAAAGCCCTGGTGATGAGCCTGGTGATCTCGCCGATGGTGGTCCCGGTGGTGATCATCGGTGTGGCGAGCTACCTGTTCTTCGCGCCCTTCGGCCTGGGCAACAGCTACATCTCGCTGATCATCGTGCACGCCGTGCTCGGCGTGCCCTTCGTGATCATCACGGTGTCGGCGACCCTGCAGGGCTTCAACCAGAACCTGGTGCGCGCCGCCGCCAGCCTGGGCGCGCCGCCGGTGCTGACCTTCTTCAAGGTGACCCTGCCGCTGATCGCCCCCGGGGTGATCTCGGGTGCGCTCTTCGCCTTCGCCACCTCGTTCGACGAAGTAGTGGTGACGCTGTTCCTCGCCGGCCCCGAGCAGGCCACCCTGCCGCGCCAGATGTTCAGCGGTATCCGCGAGAACCTCAGCCCGACCATCGCCGCCGCGGCGACCCTGCTGATCGGCTTCTCCGTCCTGCTGCTGCTGACCCTGGAATGGCTGCGCGGCCGCAGCGAGAAGATGCGTACCGCACCGACTGCCTGA
- a CDS encoding ABC transporter permease, producing MATAVSLNEVAGPTLKQRLARAERMNRLKSQALILPLLLFLLLVFLVPIAALLMKSVNNPEVVGSLPKTVNAITVWDGKSLPPEPVYQALSEDLVAARKNQTIGDLSKRLNMELAGYRSLMAKTARALPFQQPPASYKDAMEALDERWGDPAYWQVIRRNASSITPYYLLAALDHRIDDLGELAQATPDQSIYLDIFARTFWMGAVITVICLLFAYPLAYLLANLPTRKSNLLMILVLLPFWTSILVRVAAWIVLLQSGGLINGALLKLGLIDQPLQLVFNRTGVYIAMVHIMLPFMILPIFSVMKSISPSYMRAAISLGSHPFGAFWKVYFPQTVAGVGAGCLLVFILSIGYYITPALLGSPNDQMVSYFVAFYTNTTINWGMATALGGLLLFATLVLYVIYGWLVGASRLRLG from the coding sequence ATGGCCACCGCTGTGTCCTTGAACGAGGTCGCCGGCCCCACCCTCAAGCAGCGCCTGGCGCGTGCAGAGCGGATGAACCGTCTGAAATCCCAGGCGCTGATCCTGCCGCTGCTGCTGTTCCTCCTGCTGGTGTTCCTGGTGCCGATTGCCGCGCTGCTCATGAAGAGCGTGAACAACCCCGAGGTGGTCGGCTCGCTGCCGAAGACCGTCAACGCCATCACCGTATGGGACGGCAAGTCGCTGCCGCCTGAGCCGGTGTACCAGGCGCTGAGCGAAGACCTGGTCGCTGCGCGCAAGAACCAGACCATCGGTGACCTCTCCAAGCGCCTGAACATGGAGCTGGCCGGCTACCGCAGCCTGATGGCCAAGACCGCCCGTGCCCTGCCGTTCCAGCAGCCGCCGGCCTCTTATAAAGACGCCATGGAAGCGCTCGACGAGCGCTGGGGCGACCCGGCCTACTGGCAGGTGATCCGCCGCAACGCCAGCAGCATCACCCCCTATTACCTGCTCGCCGCGCTCGATCATCGTATCGACGACCTCGGCGAACTGGCCCAGGCCACGCCCGACCAGTCCATCTACCTGGACATCTTCGCGCGCACTTTCTGGATGGGCGCGGTGATCACCGTGATCTGCCTGCTGTTCGCCTATCCGCTGGCGTACCTGCTGGCCAACTTGCCGACGCGCAAGAGCAACCTGCTGATGATCCTGGTCCTGCTGCCGTTCTGGACGTCCATCCTGGTGCGCGTAGCGGCGTGGATCGTGCTGCTGCAGTCCGGCGGCCTGATCAACGGCGCGCTGCTCAAGCTGGGCTTGATCGACCAGCCGTTGCAACTCGTGTTCAACCGCACCGGCGTGTACATCGCCATGGTGCACATCATGCTGCCGTTCATGATCCTGCCGATCTTCAGCGTGATGAAGAGCATCTCGCCGAGCTACATGCGTGCGGCCATCTCCCTGGGCAGCCATCCGTTCGGCGCCTTCTGGAAGGTCTACTTCCCGCAGACCGTAGCCGGCGTCGGCGCCGGTTGCCTGCTGGTGTTCATCCTGTCGATCGGCTACTACATCACCCCGGCGCTGCTGGGCAGCCCGAACGACCAGATGGTCAGCTACTTCGTCGCCTTCTACACCAACACCACCATCAACTGGGGCATGGCCACGGCCCTGGGCGGCCTGCTGCTGTTCGCCACCCTGGTGCTGTACGTGATCTACGGCTGGCTGGTGGGCGCGAGCCGCCTGCGCCTGGGCTGA